The DNA region CCAAACCTATTAGCGTGGCCAATGACAAAAGTCTTTTATTTTTTACTGTCATATAAAATTGATTAAAACGGAATGAAAAATATTTTTACAGCCTGAAGAGACCTCGCAGGAATACGCTGATGAGCGATAAAAACAGGCAGGAAAAGAACCAGCCCATAACCTGCGCGTCGATGTGGTGCTTGCCCATCTGCCAGTTGGCATACACCCTTAAGCCCCCGAGGATTCCTGCAATTGCGCCGATGACCAGTACCAGGTCAGAAAGCGAAAAATACCAGCTCTTCACCTCTGCCGATGCGGAATAGAACTCTGAGATTCCGGGCTGGGCAT from Pedobacter endophyticus includes:
- a CDS encoding DUF4134 family protein, with translation MRVFSFVFKAAIAAHFLLSAFSDNAQPGISEFYSASAEVKSWYFSLSDLVLVIGAIAGILGGLRVYANWQMGKHHIDAQVMGWFFSCLFLSLISVFLRGLFRL